The Bacillota bacterium LX-D genome has a window encoding:
- a CDS encoding DEAD/DEAH box helicase: MKYEPHNYQTYAINYIETHPIAAVLLDMGLGKTSITLTALNNLLFDSFVAHRVLVIAPLRVARDTWPSEIQKWDHLSLLTYSIAVGTEAERKAALLQQTDICIINRENVQWLIEDSGIPFDFDTVVVDELSSFKSYQAKRFRALMKVRPRIRRIVGLTGTPSANGLMDLWAEYRLLDMGQRLGRFIGQYRTNYFMPDKRNGQIIYSYKPLPDVEKAIYSKIADITISMKSTDHLQMPELVSSEYEVRLSEEEQEHYDNLKDDLVLQLPDGDITVANAAALSNKLSQMSNGAVYDDVGGIVHIHDRKLDALEDLIEAANGKPVLVAYWFKHDLARISERLRKLHIPFSQLDTPENIRRWNAGGLPVALVHPASAGHGLNLQSGGSTIIWFGLTWSLELYQQTNARLWRQGQTADTVVVQHIITKGTIDSRILKALSAKDRTQTALINAVKADLKI, translated from the coding sequence ATGAAATACGAGCCACATAACTACCAGACTTATGCCATCAATTACATCGAGACGCACCCCATCGCGGCAGTCCTGCTGGATATGGGCCTTGGCAAAACGAGCATCACGCTGACAGCGCTTAACAACTTGTTATTTGACAGCTTCGTGGCTCATCGTGTTCTGGTTATCGCGCCTCTGCGTGTAGCCCGCGATACCTGGCCCTCCGAAATTCAGAAATGGGACCACCTGTCTCTGTTGACCTATTCCATAGCGGTTGGAACCGAAGCTGAACGCAAAGCGGCGCTCCTACAACAGACGGACATCTGCATTATCAACCGGGAAAACGTACAGTGGCTCATCGAGGACAGCGGCATACCCTTTGACTTCGATACTGTGGTGGTCGACGAGCTGTCTTCCTTTAAAAGCTATCAGGCAAAACGCTTCCGGGCATTGATGAAAGTCCGTCCGCGCATCCGCCGCATTGTAGGACTGACCGGCACCCCATCTGCGAACGGCCTCATGGATTTGTGGGCTGAGTACAGGCTTCTGGACATGGGCCAGCGCCTCGGTCGCTTTATTGGACAATACCGCACCAACTACTTCATGCCGGATAAGCGGAACGGCCAGATCATCTACTCCTATAAGCCGCTGCCCGATGTGGAAAAAGCAATCTACAGCAAAATCGCGGATATCACCATCAGCATGAAGTCCACCGACCATCTGCAGATGCCGGAGCTCGTCAGCAGCGAATATGAGGTGCGGCTTTCCGAGGAAGAACAGGAACACTACGACAATTTGAAGGACGATCTCGTACTGCAGCTCCCGGACGGCGATATTACCGTAGCCAATGCTGCCGCCCTGTCAAATAAGCTCTCGCAGATGTCCAACGGCGCTGTCTATGACGATGTTGGCGGAATAGTACATATTCACGACCGCAAGCTGGACGCGCTGGAGGATTTAATTGAGGCAGCGAACGGCAAGCCAGTGCTTGTAGCTTATTGGTTCAAGCACGATCTTGCCAGAATTTCCGAGCGACTGCGCAAACTCCATATTCCTTTTTCCCAACTTGATACCCCGGAGAACATCCGCAGATGGAACGCCGGTGGACTTCCTGTGGCGCTGGTACATCCCGCCTCTGCCGGACACGGACTCAACCTGCAGAGCGGCGGTTCCACCATCATATGGTTCGGGCTGACCTGGTCTCTTGAGCTTTACCAACAGACCAACGCCCGCCTATGGAGGCAGGGCCAAACTGCAGATACTGTTGTAGTGCAGCATATCATCACAAAGGGTACCATAGACAGTCGGATACTGAAGGCGCTTTCCGCAAAGGATCGCACTCAGACAGCCCTGATTAATGCCGTAAAGGCCGATTTGAAAATCTGA
- a CDS encoding DNA ligase, with protein MSKMNEMAASIEELRNAAAAINDVANWLAEAFSTNEPAEEAPAPDPVLTLEEVRAVLAEKSRKGHTAEIRSLLQKYGADKLSQLDPANYKALLAEVEDIGAPEESTDSLGRGGAAE; from the coding sequence ATGAGCAAAATGAACGAAATGGCTGCGTCTATCGAAGAACTGCGCAACGCTGCTGCCGCTATTAACGACGTGGCAAACTGGCTGGCCGAGGCGTTCAGCACTAATGAACCTGCCGAAGAAGCACCCGCACCAGATCCAGTGCTGACGCTTGAAGAAGTGAGAGCCGTGCTCGCGGAAAAGTCCCGCAAGGGCCACACTGCCGAGATTCGCTCACTGCTTCAGAAGTACGGCGCGGATAAGCTCTCACAGCTTGATCCTGCCAACTACAAGGCGCTGCTTGCCGAGGTGGAGGATATCGGGGCCCCCGAAGAATCCACAGATTCTTTGGGGAGAGGAGGAGCAGCGGAATGA
- a CDS encoding DUF4406 domain-containing protein, with amino-acid sequence MCIDKRNSEGYPDPTAYEALLLIEKEERALRAFRPIVYICSPYAGDIEKNVKAARDYCRFAVDKGFIPVAPHLLFPQFMDDTDPQERELGLFFGNALMSKCSEVWVFGSVISPGMQVEIKRARWKNYRLRYFTEDLEEVQDVCNH; translated from the coding sequence ATGTGTATAGATAAACGTAATAGCGAAGGTTATCCTGACCCAACCGCCTACGAAGCCTTGTTGCTAATCGAGAAAGAGGAACGCGCGCTCCGCGCTTTCCGGCCAATTGTATATATCTGTTCTCCCTATGCGGGAGACATCGAAAAAAATGTAAAAGCCGCGCGGGATTATTGCCGTTTCGCAGTGGACAAGGGATTCATACCGGTCGCACCACATCTGCTTTTTCCGCAGTTTATGGACGACACCGACCCGCAGGAGCGGGAACTGGGATTATTCTTTGGAAATGCCCTTATGAGCAAATGCTCCGAAGTGTGGGTGTTCGGCAGCGTTATCTCTCCTGGTATGCAGGTAGAGATCAAAAGGGCCAGGTGGAAAAACTACCGCCTGCGTTACTTCACAGAAGATTTGGAGGAGGTACAAGATGTTTGCAATCACTGA
- a CDS encoding helix-turn-helix transcriptional regulator has translation MNPNIDRIKELMVAKQWSASELARQMGVSRSETTRLLNGKRNGGNKVISGLIKAFPDESLESLFFLPTMYPNVNSSANDVAVKKPPGTHQPIPVKHPDAHQLACTVNEDDGLVEIKQGKYITTLVIPPGSVSIKYSTNN, from the coding sequence ATGAATCCTAATATCGACAGGATTAAGGAACTGATGGTGGCCAAGCAATGGTCAGCAAGCGAACTGGCAAGGCAGATGGGAGTATCCCGATCTGAAACCACAAGACTACTTAACGGAAAACGAAACGGCGGAAACAAGGTGATAAGCGGGCTAATCAAGGCTTTCCCAGATGAGTCTTTGGAATCACTCTTTTTTTTGCCCACAATGTACCCCAATGTCAACTCAAGTGCAAATGATGTTGCCGTTAAGAAACCGCCTGGCACACACCAACCCATCCCGGTTAAACATCCAGATGCTCATCAACTGGCTTGCACTGTTAATGAGGATGACGGGCTGGTCGAAATCAAGCAAGGCAAGTACATAACCACGCTTGTTATTCCTCCCGGTTCGGTAAGCATCAAGTATAGTACAAACAATTAA
- a CDS encoding DUF1492 domain-containing protein codes for MRAREYLSQAYRLDQRINSKLEQVQSLNELATKATSTLTGMPRNPNRATSTMADAVAKIVDLQAEINRDIDRLVDLKRDIVALVKSVDNTEYQTLLEKRYLCYMSWEQIAVDMNYSIHHLYKLHTGALDTCDAILHRDT; via the coding sequence ATGAGGGCAAGAGAATATCTCTCCCAAGCCTATCGCCTTGATCAGCGCATAAACTCTAAACTGGAGCAGGTGCAATCGCTGAACGAGCTGGCTACAAAAGCAACCTCAACTCTTACAGGCATGCCACGTAATCCGAACCGTGCTACTTCCACGATGGCAGACGCTGTTGCAAAGATTGTTGACTTACAAGCGGAAATCAACCGTGACATAGACCGTCTTGTTGACCTTAAGCGGGACATTGTTGCACTGGTGAAATCTGTTGATAACACGGAGTATCAGACCCTTCTTGAAAAGCGCTACCTTTGCTACATGAGTTGGGAGCAGATTGCTGTCGATATGAACTACAGCATCCACCATCTATACAAATTACACACTGGCGCATTAGACACTTGCGATGCAATTCTCCATCGTGATACCTGA
- a CDS encoding HNH endonuclease signature motif containing protein → MPYKPKRPCAYPGCGRLAVRNLCGGNEQYCAEHQKVMDKQYNQYERDPKTNKRYGRSWKRIRDRFIKAHPLCEECQKQGKLTPAEEVHHILPLSKGGGNEKSNLIALCKSCHSRITAESGDRWGRSNL, encoded by the coding sequence ATGCCATACAAACCAAAACGTCCTTGTGCCTATCCCGGCTGCGGTCGGCTCGCTGTACGCAATCTCTGCGGAGGGAACGAGCAATACTGTGCCGAGCATCAGAAGGTCATGGACAAACAGTACAACCAGTATGAGCGTGACCCCAAGACCAATAAACGGTACGGCAGAAGCTGGAAGCGCATCCGTGACCGCTTCATCAAGGCGCACCCTCTCTGCGAGGAGTGTCAGAAGCAAGGCAAGCTGACGCCTGCCGAGGAAGTTCACCACATCCTCCCGCTCTCCAAAGGCGGCGGCAACGAAAAGAGCAACCTAATAGCTCTTTGTAAATCATGCCACTCTCGAATTACAGCCGAGAGCGGTGACCGGTGGGGGCGGTCAAATCTCTAA
- a CDS encoding DUF2815 family protein, protein MSNNTNKVNNPMKVITGPDTRWSYANVWEPKSINGGTPKYSVSLVIPKSDTKTVAKLKAAIEAAYREGESKLKGNGKTVPPLAAIKNPLRDGDVERPDDPAYANAYFINANSTTAPGIVDADRNPVITRSEVYSGVYGRASINFYAFNSNGNKGIACGLNNLQLIRAGEPLGGKTSAENDFASDNDDDFLS, encoded by the coding sequence ATGTCTAACAATACGAACAAGGTCAACAACCCCATGAAAGTTATCACCGGTCCCGATACTCGCTGGTCCTATGCAAACGTCTGGGAGCCAAAATCCATCAACGGCGGCACCCCGAAGTACAGTGTCAGCCTCGTTATCCCAAAGTCCGATACCAAAACTGTCGCCAAGCTGAAGGCCGCCATCGAAGCTGCTTATCGCGAAGGTGAGTCTAAGCTCAAGGGCAACGGCAAGACTGTACCGCCTCTAGCCGCAATCAAAAACCCGCTTCGTGACGGCGACGTCGAGCGCCCTGATGATCCGGCTTATGCAAACGCTTACTTCATCAATGCCAACTCCACGACAGCACCCGGTATTGTAGATGCGGATCGCAACCCCGTCATCACCCGCTCCGAGGTGTACTCCGGAGTGTACGGCCGCGCCAGCATCAATTTTTATGCCTTCAACAGCAACGGCAACAAGGGTATTGCCTGCGGTCTCAATAACCTGCAACTCATCCGCGCAGGCGAGCCTCTTGGCGGCAAGACAAGCGCCGAGAACGACTTCGCGTCCGACAACGACGACGATTTCTTGTCCTGA
- a CDS encoding DNA polymerase: MKTLSIDIETYSSAPLSKCGVYKYVEAPDFEILLFGYSADGDPVQVIDLACGEKLPHEITIALTDEAVTKWAFNANFERVCLSRFLGLPTGKYLDPSQWRCSMVWAATMGLPLSLEGVGAVLGLEKQKLTEGKDLIKYFCQPCTPTKSNDGRTRNHPYHAPDKWETFKRYNVRDVETEMSVQEKLSKFPVPDRVWDEYHLDQEINDRGVALDMTLVKQAIDMDSKSRQQLTMAMKKLTELDNPNSVQQMKQWLADNGLETDTLGKKAVAELLKTAPEPLGHALSLRQQLAKSSVRKYQAMEAAVCADGRARGMFQFYGANRTGRWAGRLIQMQNLPQNHLPDLELARALVCRGDFDALELLYEDVPDTLSQLIRTAFIPRTGNKFIVSDFSAIEARVIAWLAGEQWRQDVFAKGGDIYCASASQMFKVPVEKHGVNGHLRQKGKIAELALGYGGSVGALKTMGALDMGLTEDELPLLVDAWRQVNPNIVKFWWDVDRAAIEAVRNKHTNTTHGIVFSCQSGMLFITLPSGRRLSYVKPRIGENKFGGQCITYEGVGGTKKWERLDSYGPKFVENIVQATSRDILSYAMQTLRNCSIVMHIHDEIVIEADPIMSLQAVCEQMGRTPPWAKRLLLRADGYETNFYKKD; this comes from the coding sequence ATGAAAACACTCTCTATAGATATTGAAACCTACAGCAGCGCACCGCTCTCCAAATGCGGCGTTTATAAATATGTAGAGGCTCCTGATTTCGAGATTCTTCTGTTCGGCTATAGTGCTGACGGTGATCCGGTTCAGGTAATTGACCTTGCCTGTGGGGAGAAGCTCCCACATGAAATCACGATTGCGCTAACTGACGAGGCTGTAACGAAATGGGCCTTCAATGCCAATTTCGAACGTGTCTGCCTCTCTCGCTTCCTTGGATTACCGACCGGTAAATATCTCGATCCGTCTCAGTGGCGATGCTCAATGGTGTGGGCGGCAACAATGGGACTGCCGCTGTCGCTGGAAGGTGTAGGTGCAGTGCTGGGGCTCGAGAAACAGAAACTCACCGAAGGCAAAGACCTCATTAAATATTTCTGCCAGCCTTGCACTCCTACAAAGTCCAATGACGGCCGCACCCGCAATCATCCATATCATGCTCCGGACAAGTGGGAAACCTTCAAGCGGTATAACGTCCGCGATGTGGAAACGGAAATGTCCGTTCAAGAGAAGCTCTCCAAGTTCCCGGTACCGGATCGAGTATGGGATGAATACCACCTCGATCAGGAAATAAACGACCGTGGCGTCGCTCTTGATATGACGCTGGTCAAGCAGGCTATTGACATGGATAGTAAGTCTCGGCAACAGCTCACTATGGCTATGAAAAAGCTGACCGAACTTGATAATCCAAACTCTGTTCAGCAGATGAAGCAGTGGCTTGCGGATAACGGGCTGGAAACGGATACGCTCGGAAAGAAAGCCGTTGCAGAGCTTTTGAAAACCGCACCAGAACCACTCGGGCATGCCCTCTCCCTTCGACAGCAGCTTGCCAAATCGTCGGTGCGGAAGTACCAGGCGATGGAAGCCGCCGTCTGTGCCGATGGTCGTGCTCGCGGTATGTTCCAGTTTTATGGCGCTAACCGAACCGGACGCTGGGCTGGCAGACTCATTCAAATGCAAAACCTGCCGCAGAACCATCTTCCCGACTTGGAGCTGGCCCGTGCCCTTGTATGCCGCGGAGATTTTGATGCGCTGGAGCTTCTGTATGAAGATGTACCGGATACACTCTCACAGCTTATTCGTACCGCGTTTATACCACGTACCGGCAATAAGTTCATCGTTTCCGATTTTTCGGCTATTGAAGCCCGCGTGATTGCATGGCTGGCTGGCGAACAGTGGCGTCAAGATGTCTTTGCCAAGGGCGGCGATATTTACTGCGCCAGCGCCAGCCAGATGTTTAAGGTTCCGGTTGAGAAACATGGCGTCAACGGCCACCTGCGGCAAAAAGGAAAAATCGCGGAATTGGCGCTCGGTTATGGCGGCTCAGTCGGTGCGCTCAAAACAATGGGAGCTTTAGATATGGGACTTACCGAGGACGAACTTCCTCTGTTAGTTGATGCGTGGAGGCAGGTCAACCCGAATATCGTGAAGTTTTGGTGGGATGTTGACCGGGCTGCCATTGAGGCTGTCCGCAACAAGCACACCAACACCACGCATGGCATTGTGTTCTCCTGCCAAAGCGGGATGCTCTTTATCACGCTGCCTTCCGGCCGGAGACTATCCTATGTGAAGCCGCGCATCGGCGAGAACAAGTTCGGCGGACAGTGTATCACCTATGAAGGCGTCGGCGGCACAAAGAAATGGGAACGCCTCGATTCCTACGGTCCAAAATTCGTGGAAAACATTGTGCAGGCCACATCACGCGACATTCTTAGCTATGCCATGCAGACTCTTAGAAACTGCTCAATTGTCATGCACATCCACGACGAAATCGTCATTGAAGCCGACCCCATTATGTCTCTTCAGGCAGTCTGCGAACAGATGGGCAGAACACCGCCGTGGGCGAAGAGACTTCTGCTCCGTGCTGATGGGTACGAAACAAATTTCTATAAAAAAGACTGA
- a CDS encoding bacterio-opsin activator, protein MKINDNQSQTRIYKIYLPHEKKWVEVTETQYYAYYRDIWATRKRAQAHRQCMCPKDKHWLCDGDCLICPFHAPGDSLSLDLTYENSDGEAFSMLDKLADSSASIEDVVTDQIVLDMLFQRLAEIMPEAHRIGDLRMAGMSDAEIADKIGVPRTTFLSRLKKAKELLQREYPDLF, encoded by the coding sequence ATGAAAATCAACGACAACCAAAGTCAAACCCGTATCTACAAAATCTACCTGCCCCATGAAAAGAAGTGGGTCGAAGTTACCGAAACACAGTACTACGCCTACTACCGCGACATCTGGGCTACAAGAAAACGCGCCCAAGCACATCGCCAATGCATGTGCCCAAAGGACAAGCATTGGCTGTGTGATGGCGACTGCCTCATCTGTCCATTCCATGCACCGGGAGACAGCCTATCCCTTGACCTTACCTATGAAAACAGCGACGGCGAGGCTTTCTCCATGCTGGACAAGCTCGCCGATTCAAGCGCCAGTATCGAAGATGTCGTTACCGATCAGATCGTATTGGACATGCTTTTTCAGCGTCTCGCTGAAATCATGCCTGAAGCCCACCGTATTGGCGACCTGCGTATGGCCGGAATGTCCGATGCGGAGATAGCTGACAAAATCGGTGTCCCACGTACTACATTTCTTTCACGCCTGAAAAAGGCCAAAGAACTCCTGCAGCGCGAATACCCGGACCTATTCTAA
- a CDS encoding VRR-NUC domain-containing protein, which produces MREKEIEQKFTLMVKQAGGLALKFVSPGMSGMPDRIVLLPGGYMAFVEVKSPGKAPRPLQEARHRMLRKLGFKVYVLDDAGQIGGILDEIRAT; this is translated from the coding sequence ATGAGAGAAAAAGAAATCGAGCAAAAATTCACCCTGATGGTAAAGCAAGCGGGCGGTCTGGCTCTGAAGTTCGTTTCGCCGGGCATGAGCGGCATGCCGGATCGCATCGTACTTCTACCGGGTGGCTACATGGCCTTCGTGGAAGTCAAGTCTCCAGGAAAGGCGCCGCGCCCTTTGCAGGAAGCCAGACACCGGATGCTGCGAAAACTTGGATTTAAGGTTTATGTGCTCGACGACGCCGGACAGATTGGAGGGATTCTTGATGAAATACGAGCCACATAA
- a CDS encoding phage/plasmid primase, P4 family, which produces MFTLYSADIIGNPGNCSYPNKTEVTGEDSLRAAVCHDYVCAEYKNSYRSGDNFLGADCLPVDCDNDHSEDPADWVLPTDVAAAFPDVCFAVHYSRYNMREKNGKPARPKFHILFPITHMTDAVAYSDMKKLANSIFPYFDNKALDAARFFFGTTNVEVELFPGSMNLTEFLENDDFDADMAGGYGASLIIPEGSRNATMSRFAGRVIKKYGDSAEAYQCFLDEAAKCTPPLEDSELSTIWHSAQRFYARVQQQDGYVPPEVYNDDTSYKPEDFSDVGQAEVLAKHFSGELRYSPATHFIRYTEHYWKETEPGAQAVAHELTRRQLEEATKDLLAAAKKLTECGAQSILDTTSKAKAESLFNDTQSEAYAEFLAAKAYQSFAIRRRDSKNITATLKEARPMLEISPRDLDADCFLLCTPEATYDLRKGVAGAREHSPADYITKITSVSPSNKGEQLWHDSLDLIFCKDQELINYVQMICGLAAIGKVYVEALIIAYGSGRNGKSTFWNSVSRVLGLYSGNISADTLTVGCRRNIKPELAEVKGKRLLIAAEMQEGARLNDSTVKQLCSTDDVFAEKKYKDPFSFTPCHTLVLYTNHLPKVSASDDGIWRRLIVIPFNAKIEGSEDIKNYGEHLYNNAGESILAWIIEGAQKVIALDYNIPVPTCVQKAIDEYRAQNDWFGHFLDDKCELDASFRESSGALYQAYRNYSIDTNEYVRSTADFYFALEKAGFERIVRDGRRLFTGLRLKIDNGDFESFLQ; this is translated from the coding sequence ATGTTCACCCTGTATAGTGCCGATATCATCGGCAACCCCGGCAACTGCTCCTATCCCAATAAAACTGAGGTTACGGGTGAGGACAGTCTGCGGGCGGCAGTTTGCCACGACTACGTCTGTGCTGAGTACAAAAACAGCTACCGAAGCGGCGACAACTTTCTCGGCGCGGACTGTCTTCCGGTCGACTGTGACAACGACCACTCAGAGGACCCTGCCGATTGGGTCCTGCCGACTGACGTTGCCGCCGCTTTCCCAGATGTCTGCTTTGCAGTCCATTACAGCCGCTACAACATGCGCGAGAAAAATGGAAAGCCCGCTCGTCCAAAGTTCCATATTCTTTTCCCAATCACACATATGACCGACGCAGTCGCTTACAGCGACATGAAGAAGCTGGCCAACTCCATCTTTCCGTACTTCGATAACAAGGCGCTGGATGCAGCACGTTTCTTCTTCGGCACCACTAATGTCGAGGTTGAGCTCTTTCCCGGCAGCATGAATCTGACCGAGTTTCTGGAGAACGACGACTTTGACGCGGATATGGCTGGTGGCTATGGAGCCAGTCTGATAATCCCGGAAGGCAGCCGTAATGCCACCATGTCACGCTTTGCCGGTCGGGTCATCAAGAAATACGGGGACAGTGCGGAAGCCTACCAATGCTTCCTTGATGAAGCTGCAAAATGCACACCGCCTTTGGAGGACTCTGAGCTTTCAACCATCTGGCACAGTGCCCAGCGATTTTACGCCAGAGTACAGCAGCAGGACGGTTATGTTCCACCGGAGGTCTATAACGACGATACCTCGTATAAACCCGAAGATTTCTCCGACGTCGGGCAAGCCGAAGTGCTGGCGAAACACTTCTCTGGCGAGCTGCGCTATTCCCCGGCGACGCACTTCATCCGTTACACGGAGCATTACTGGAAAGAAACCGAGCCCGGTGCGCAGGCGGTCGCCCATGAGCTTACCCGCCGCCAACTCGAAGAAGCGACGAAAGACCTGCTGGCCGCCGCCAAGAAGCTGACTGAATGCGGCGCACAGAGCATTCTCGATACGACATCAAAGGCGAAAGCAGAATCCTTGTTCAATGACACACAGTCCGAAGCCTATGCCGAATTTCTCGCGGCTAAAGCCTATCAGTCCTTCGCAATTCGCCGCCGCGACTCCAAAAACATCACCGCAACGCTGAAAGAAGCACGCCCGATGCTGGAGATCTCCCCGCGTGATCTGGACGCAGACTGTTTTCTTCTCTGCACACCGGAAGCTACTTATGATCTCCGTAAAGGTGTAGCAGGTGCACGGGAACATTCGCCAGCTGACTACATCACCAAAATCACTTCCGTCTCTCCCAGCAATAAAGGCGAACAGCTTTGGCATGACAGCCTTGACCTCATATTCTGCAAAGATCAGGAGCTTATCAATTATGTTCAGATGATTTGCGGCCTTGCCGCCATCGGCAAGGTCTATGTGGAGGCACTGATCATCGCCTATGGCTCCGGGCGCAACGGCAAGTCTACTTTCTGGAATTCTGTCTCCCGTGTGCTGGGCCTGTACAGCGGCAACATCTCGGCTGACACTTTGACGGTTGGCTGTCGCCGCAACATCAAGCCAGAACTGGCCGAGGTCAAGGGCAAGCGACTGTTAATCGCAGCTGAGATGCAGGAAGGCGCTCGGCTCAACGATTCCACCGTCAAGCAGCTGTGCTCTACCGATGATGTTTTCGCAGAGAAAAAGTACAAGGACCCGTTCAGCTTCACGCCCTGCCATACGCTGGTCCTCTACACCAATCACCTGCCGAAGGTCAGCGCTTCTGACGACGGTATCTGGCGCAGGTTGATCGTGATTCCGTTCAATGCCAAAATTGAAGGCTCCGAGGATATCAAGAACTATGGCGAGCACCTCTACAACAACGCCGGAGAGAGCATTCTGGCGTGGATCATCGAGGGTGCCCAGAAGGTTATCGCGTTGGACTACAATATTCCCGTTCCGACATGCGTGCAGAAAGCAATTGATGAATACCGGGCGCAGAACGACTGGTTTGGCCATTTTCTCGACGACAAATGTGAGCTTGATGCCAGTTTCCGTGAAAGCTCCGGTGCCTTGTATCAGGCGTATCGAAATTACAGCATTGACACAAACGAATACGTCCGCAGTACCGCAGATTTTTACTTTGCACTTGAAAAAGCTGGCTTTGAGCGGATTGTCCGTGATGGTAGACGTCTGTTTACCGGGCTTCGGCTTAAAATTGATAACGGAGATTTTGAGAGCTTTCTACAGTAA
- a CDS encoding DUF2800 domain-containing protein, with protein sequence MPPKGHAILSASSADRWLHCPPSARLCESYEDRGSDYAAEGTDAHALCEYKLRKALGLPTENPTENLTWFNEEMNDCATGYAAYVLEQVEAAKQVCTDPVVLIEQRVDFSRWVEGGFGTADALIIADGTLKICDYKHGLGVLVRAEENPQLMCYALGVLELFDNIYDIETVSMTIYQPRRDNVSTYEISKDNLYRWADEVLKPTADLAFAGDGNFLCGEWCGFCKAKNDCRARAEANLALAQYEFKLPPLLTDEDIEEILSKVDELVSWASDIKEYALQQAISGKVWTGWKLVEGRSNRKYVNDAVVADVVEHAGFDPYERKVLGVTAMQKLLGKSRFDELLSPYIEKPQGKPTLVPESDKRPAMSTAAADFNEN encoded by the coding sequence ATGCCACCTAAAGGACATGCAATTCTCTCTGCATCCAGCGCTGACCGCTGGCTCCATTGCCCGCCGTCCGCACGGCTTTGTGAGAGCTACGAGGACAGGGGCAGTGACTACGCCGCTGAAGGCACCGATGCCCACGCTCTTTGCGAGTACAAGCTCCGTAAAGCACTGGGACTTCCAACTGAGAACCCAACCGAAAACCTGACCTGGTTCAATGAGGAAATGAACGACTGCGCCACTGGTTATGCCGCTTATGTACTTGAACAGGTCGAGGCTGCTAAGCAGGTTTGTACTGATCCGGTGGTTCTCATCGAACAGCGCGTCGACTTTTCACGCTGGGTGGAGGGCGGCTTCGGAACGGCAGATGCCCTTATCATCGCGGACGGCACCCTTAAGATCTGCGATTACAAGCACGGGCTTGGCGTGCTCGTCCGAGCAGAGGAAAACCCGCAGCTCATGTGTTACGCCCTCGGTGTGCTGGAGCTCTTTGACAATATCTACGACATCGAAACGGTCAGTATGACCATCTACCAACCGCGCAGAGACAACGTCAGCACCTATGAAATATCTAAGGATAACCTGTACCGCTGGGCTGACGAAGTCCTTAAGCCCACCGCTGATCTCGCTTTTGCTGGTGACGGCAACTTTCTCTGCGGTGAATGGTGCGGCTTCTGCAAGGCAAAGAATGACTGCCGTGCCCGTGCCGAAGCGAATCTCGCTCTGGCACAGTATGAATTCAAGCTTCCGCCGCTCCTCACAGATGAAGATATTGAGGAAATTCTCTCTAAGGTGGATGAGCTTGTCTCGTGGGCCTCGGACATCAAGGAATACGCCTTGCAGCAGGCAATCAGCGGCAAGGTATGGACCGGCTGGAAGCTGGTCGAGGGCCGTTCCAATAGAAAATACGTTAACGATGCGGTTGTCGCCGATGTCGTCGAGCATGCAGGCTTCGACCCGTATGAGCGCAAGGTGCTCGGTGTCACAGCCATGCAGAAACTGCTCGGAAAATCCCGCTTTGATGAACTCTTAAGTCCCTACATTGAAAAACCGCAAGGCAAACCCACGCTCGTGCCGGAGAGCGATAAACGCCCGGCAATGTCAACGGCAGCAGCCGATTTTAATGAAAATTAA